Genomic DNA from Brenneria izadpanahii:
ACCTGATTTCCGAACCGCCCATCACAGCGCTGGGCGATGCATTGGGCATGGTTTTCCTTTGTGGATTATTAGTCTTGATAGGATTAATTCCCATGGTCGCTTTTGATGTGTTCTGGCAAATCTGGAGTCATATCAAAAAATTGCGTATGACCAAGCAAGAAATACGCGATGAACACAAAGAGCATGAGGGGGATCCGCATGTTAAAGGACGAATTCGTCGGCAGCAGCGGGAAATGGCAAAGCGGCGGATGATGGCCGATGTCCCCAAAGCCCATGTGATTGTAACGAACCCGACGCATTATGCGGTTGCGCTGCAATATGACGATAAGAAAATGAGCGCGCCTAAATTGTTAGCGAAAGGTACCGATGAAATCGCATTGCGTATTCGCGAACTGGCAAAAGAACATCGTATCCCCATCCTGGAAGCGCCGCCATTGGCCAGGGCGCTTTATCGGCATACAGAGATTGGCCAGAATATACCGGCACAGCTTTATGCAGCGGTTGCTGAAGTTCTGGCATGGGTTTATCAACTTAAACGCTGGCGTCGGGAAGGCGGATTGATCCCGAAGAAACCTAAACATTTACCGGTGCCGGCTGAGCTGGACATTGCGAGAGAGAATACTACTGATGGCTAATTTGGCCGCATTACTTCGTTTACCCACAAACTTTAAAGATACGCAATGGCAGATTCTGGCGGGCCCGATACTGATCCTGTTGATTCTGTCGATGATGGTACTGCCATTGCCGCCTTTTATTCTGGATCTGCTGTTTACCTTTAACATTGCGCTATCGGTTATGGTATTGCTGGTGGCGATGTTCACTCAGCGTACGCTGGATTTCTCAGCGTTTCCAACCATCCTGCTGTTTTCTACATTATTGCGGCTGTCGCTGAATATCGCGTCAACGCGAGTGGTGCTGTTGGAGGGGCATACTGGCGGCGCCGCTGCGGGGAAAGTGATTGAAGCTTTCGGCCACTTTTTGGTCGGCGGTAACTTCGCCATCGGGATTGTGGTTTTCATCATCCTGGTATTGATTAACTTCATGGTTATTACCAAGGGCGCAGGCCGTATTGCCGAAGTGGGCGCGCGCTTCGTGCTGGATGGGATGCCCGGTAAACAGATGGCGATCGACGCCGATCTGAACGCCGGATTAATCGGTGAAGCCGAGGCGAAAAAGCGCCGGTCAGAGGTTACCCAGGAAGCGGATTTCTACGGTTCGATGGATGGCGCCAGCAAGTTTGTGCGCGGCGATGCGATTGCCGGGTTACTGATTATGGTGATCAATATCGTCGGCGGTTTGCTGGTCGGTATCCTTCAGCATGATATGACGTTAAGTCACGCAGCGGAAACCTATACCCTGTTGACTATTGGCGACGGATTGGTTGCGCAGATCCCGGCGCTGGTCATTTCCACTGCGGCCGGTGTTATTGTGACCCGGGTAAGCTCCGATCAGGATGTCGGACAGCAAATGGTCTCCCAGCTTTTTGATAACCCTCGGGTCATGCTGTTATGCGCCGCGGTTATCGGGTTAATCGGCCTGGTTCCCGGGATGCCGAACCTGGTATTCCTGCTGTTCGCCGCCGGGTTATTGGGGGGCGTCTGGCTGCTTAGAGGGCGGAATCTTGGCGTAAATAAAGCCGCGGCGGCGCCGGAAACTAAAAAAGAAAGTCAGCCGCTGGTTGATGCAACCTGGTCGGACGTACAACTAGAGGATGTGCTGGGCATGGAGGTAGGATACCGGCTCATTCCTATGGTCGATGCGCAGCAGAACGGCGAACTAATCGGCCGTATTCGCAGCATTCGTAAAAAGTTTGCCCAGGAAATGGGCTACCTGCCTCCCGTCGTACATATTCGCGATAATCTGGAATTGCAGCCAGCCAGCTATCGGATTCTGATGAAAGGCGTCGAAATCGGTCATGGCGAAGCATTCCCTGGGAAATGGCTTGCTATTAATCCAGGTAACGCGGTAGGAAAGCTAGACGGCGATGTGACCAAAGATCCTGCTTTCGGGCTACCGGCCTATTGGATTGACAGCGTGCTGAAAGAACAAGCGCAAACGCAAGGCTATACGGTCGTCGAGTCCAGCACCGTAGTCGCAACGCATTTAAATCACCTGATCACGCTTTATGCCAGCGACCTGTTTGGCCGGCAAGAGGCCCAGCAATTATTGGACCGTGTTGCTAAAGATATGCCGAAGTTGGTTGAGGATTTCATTCCTGATGTGGTTACGCTGACTACTTTCCACAAGGTATTGCAGAACCTATTGGCTGAGCGGGTTTCTATCCGTGATATGCGCACGATCATCGAAACCATTTCAGAACACGCG
This window encodes:
- the flhB gene encoding flagellar biosynthesis protein FlhB — encoded protein: MAEESDLEKTEAPTAHREEKAREEGQIPRSRELTSVLLLLTGLSIMWFGGTNMARKLSAMIAQGFRFEHELISNDKQMLMQLDILLKQAVSALLPFMGGAVLVAIAAPMLLGGVLFSTKSIKFDLTKMNPLSGLKRMFSSQALAELFKGILKALMVGGIAGGFLWSHWREILHLISEPPITALGDALGMVFLCGLLVLIGLIPMVAFDVFWQIWSHIKKLRMTKQEIRDEHKEHEGDPHVKGRIRRQQREMAKRRMMADVPKAHVIVTNPTHYAVALQYDDKKMSAPKLLAKGTDEIALRIRELAKEHRIPILEAPPLARALYRHTEIGQNIPAQLYAAVAEVLAWVYQLKRWRREGGLIPKKPKHLPVPAELDIARENTTDG
- the flhA gene encoding flagellar biosynthesis protein FlhA translates to MANLAALLRLPTNFKDTQWQILAGPILILLILSMMVLPLPPFILDLLFTFNIALSVMVLLVAMFTQRTLDFSAFPTILLFSTLLRLSLNIASTRVVLLEGHTGGAAAGKVIEAFGHFLVGGNFAIGIVVFIILVLINFMVITKGAGRIAEVGARFVLDGMPGKQMAIDADLNAGLIGEAEAKKRRSEVTQEADFYGSMDGASKFVRGDAIAGLLIMVINIVGGLLVGILQHDMTLSHAAETYTLLTIGDGLVAQIPALVISTAAGVIVTRVSSDQDVGQQMVSQLFDNPRVMLLCAAVIGLIGLVPGMPNLVFLLFAAGLLGGVWLLRGRNLGVNKAAAAPETKKESQPLVDATWSDVQLEDVLGMEVGYRLIPMVDAQQNGELIGRIRSIRKKFAQEMGYLPPVVHIRDNLELQPASYRILMKGVEIGHGEAFPGKWLAINPGNAVGKLDGDVTKDPAFGLPAYWIDSVLKEQAQTQGYTVVESSTVVATHLNHLITLYASDLFGRQEAQQLLDRVAKDMPKLVEDFIPDVVTLTTFHKVLQNLLAERVSIRDMRTIIETISEHAAVQKDPNDLTVAVRVALGRAITQQWFPGGGDIHVIGLGAGLEKMLMQALQNGGGLEPGLADRLLQQAQEAVQHQKDMNAPPVLLVNHALRPLLSRFLRRNFSDLVVLSNHEVSDSRQIRMTSIIGANAK